Part of the Nicotiana sylvestris chromosome 5, ASM39365v2, whole genome shotgun sequence genome is shown below.
GGAAATGGATGAAATGAAATAGAAATTCTTCAAAGAATCGAACACATATAGCTTGcttaatcatttttttttattttgtgtcttACGCGACGAATACTAGTTGTGTGAGGCTTTGCTTTGTCTCATGACAAAATGGAGCTATTGTCCGTAAAGTGCACTGTGCACCTAACACTCTTATTATTGCTATTCTAACTAGCCTTTAACCACAATATAAACTTTTCTTAATACCTTATTCTCCGTAAAGTCCCTCTCGACCTTTAGAGAGCACTTAGGCAAGTACATTGTCATATATGTACTCGACTAAGTTTTTATTTGTTGAAGTATCTTACTAACACAGGCATTATTTAAGTACATTTTAAAGTCCTATATgttatttagcttactctaaaaTTATGCGCGTCTAACAATAATTTATTCCACCCTGCCTAACTATCTATAATCTTCTAGCCTCTCTCTGTAAACAACGGAAAACCGACTAGCTTCTACTTATTTTCGTTGAGGAAGTCATGTCTGAACTTCCAAACTTGTATACAATGTTGTATTCTCGTTTAGTGATGAATGGGATGTTGTTTTCTTTGTATAAAGTTTTTGTAATGTTAATAAGTAGTAGTTGTTGTGAAGCGAAGGTGAAGCTACCGCCCAACGTAGTAGTAAAGGCGGTTTATGCATTCGGAGATTCAATAGTGGATCAGGGAAATAATAACAATATTCTCACGACGCCAGTCAAATGTAATTTTCCACCTTATGGAAAGGACTTCATGGGCGGGATTCCAACCGGACGGTTCAGTAATGCCAAGACCCCACCGGATATGATAGGTAATATCTATACCCATGCAGTTGGTAATTTTCTCTATTGACTTTTGTGAAAATCAACCAAACTGAGAAAAGGTTATATAATGTAAAATTATTATAAGAATGTTTGAAACAAATTTATGTAGAGAAAAATAAAACCGCAATCACaaacaattataaaaaaaatgattttattgATAAACATTGCAGGATACAACTCTGTTTGTCCCTTAAATTCTTCCCTCCGATTTATTCTACGTGATTCGAGGGCCTTAACAGCGTATTTGATCTCTTCATGAATATTTCAAAAGTTTCATGTAATTTTGGAGATCTCATATTTGATCTCTTTGTGCATATTTCGAGAGTTTATAGAATTGCTGAGATCGTCTTTGAAGGACATATGTAGCCTTATTTCTCTTAATAAATATTCCAAGAGTTCCTGGAATTTCGGAGATCTCATATTTGATCTCTTTGTGCATAATCCAAGAGTTATGAAATTGTTGAGATCGTCTTTGAAGGACATACGTAGCCTTATTTATAGGCATGAATTAAGGTTTGGATAGAGTAGCCAATTGAGTCCTAATATTTCAACAGTTgtcttgaatttaggatttatcTTGATCTGTTAAAATTTTAGTGACTACAAAGAATATTTCGAAATGTTAATCCTTAAagtgataattaaaaaaaatgtgaTATTATATTTGAGGAAATTTGACTACCTCCATGTTGTCTGTTTCAGCCAAAGAACTAGGTCTTAAAGAGCTGATACCAGCTTATCCAGATCCAAATCTAAAAGACGAAGATCTAAAAACTGGAGTAAGCTTTGCATCAGGAGGCAGTGGATATGACCCTCGAACATCTACAATCAATGTAactttttattcattttaattGGTGACGTTATCAATATTTAAGTTGTTAGCGAAATCAGCAATATAAAATCCTGATTTATGTTAATCAGTCAGCTATACCACTATCAGCACAATTAAATCATTTCCTAGAATACATTGGGAAGCTGAAGGAATTGGTTGGGGAAGAAGAAGGCAATTACATTTTAAACAATAGCTTATTCATACTGGTTGCTGGGTCTGTTGACATTGCTGGGCTTACTGGTAGCTACTACGAGGACGTAATTCGCCAAAAGCTGTACGATATCGACTCATATACCAACCTTCTAGCCGCCTATGCTTTCGACTTTGTCCAAGTGCGTATACCTTTGTGCCTATTTTCAAtatattatttttcaattttgaatTTGAGAATTTGGGGTCTTAAATAGTTGAGTTGGGCTAAATTTGGATCAAAATGAGTTGAACCAGTAAATTCATGCCAATAATTACTTGGTTTGAGATGAATTGGGTGAAGATGAGCTAAATAATAGATTATAACTCAACTCTAACCAAGTTTTAAATCTTCTTCTTCTCTGAAGTTTTGAATTTGCAGAATTTAATTTAATACCTGAAGTTTGAACTGCTAAAATTAAACTTTGGATCTTTGTGTTTAAAGTTTGGCTTTTACAATTCAAACGatttaaaatatgaaattttggggCTCCGATTGAAACTTTCATACTCAAGGTCCGAAGTTTGATTTTGAGGTGGCTAAACTTTAAATACGTTGTAAATATTTGTTACTTCAAATAGCTAGGGGTTCTCAATTTGTCTATTTTCACTTTTCCCCATCAAGTATGCTAATGTACGATTAGACTACCATCAAATTAAAGAAGTCATCTACACAATAGGTGTGAGTTTGATTCACACTTCTCCGTTCCCTTCTCAACTCTCCCCATACAATGGAAAACTTTAAAAAGAAAGATATAAAAACGAatatgttgttctcttttatCTATACTTGATTCaagattttattttgtttttacttttttggTAAGGAATTGTACAAGTTGGGTGCAAGAAATATTGCATTTTTGGGAGTTCCACCATTAGGATGTTTGCCAGCGCAGAGAACATTGGCTGGAGGTCCAGCTAGAATGTGTGCTGAGGAATACAATCAAGCGTCGGAATTAGCCAACACCAAATTCTCAATTGCCATTGATTCGTTACACAAAAAGTTTCCTCAGTACAAACTTGTTTTCATCGATGCCTATAATTCTCTACTTGATTGCATAGTCAACCCTCAAAAATATGGTACAGTTAACATTAACCTCATCTAAATTCATATTTCTAGACAGCTAGagcttttatattttattttattttactttgatCGATTTAGTTAAATTTGGTTGATTATAGGACTTGAAGAAGTACAGAAAGGGTGTTGTGGCTCAGGAAACATAGAGGTATCCATACTATGCAACAAATTCAGTGGAATATGTGAAGATGACACAAAATATTTGTTTTGGGATAGTTATCATCTTACTGAGAAAGGTTATCGGATTCTAGTTGATCGAATCATAAAAAATTATACCAATAGTTTCTCGTAGATATTAAATCGATCAAGATCAGGCTATGTCCCTCCTGGTTAATAAACTTTTGGATCAAATCCAGGTCAGTATTTACAAGTATTGAAGCAATATTTTGATGCTAGCAACTGTTAGATTTTCCATATGTATCGACTGAAATGTGATCCAGTACATATTTTGGGGATGATTTTTAGATAACTCCCTCTCGGTTTATGTTCGTAACATTAACATTTTTTATGATTTGCAGTATTACACTTGTTTCACTTGTTTTAATTTCACTGTAACAATTGTTTTAtactatttttattattgataCAAAATAATTACAACAATCTAACCTATTTGCCTTTTCTAATATTACCATTCTTCAATTAACTAAATGTTAACCCTTAAAAGTGGATAGCAATTAAGCTTATAATGAGGTTTTAAGGACgcgtgatttcacctaataccaattaaTAAATGTGAAGATTAGTGATAGAAATTAACGACAAAGTGAAGCAAACCAGAGTCGAAACGGAATTCAACCCTCGAGTAAGAGTGCCCTCGAGCTGACTGATACCAGAACAAGTAAAAATAAGGCAAGCTGCTGAACAAGAGAGTATAAGAGAAAAGATTATTGTATTACTTTGATATATGTCAATGTAAGATCTTTACAAATGGTTaagaccctctttatatagtagaggaatcctatttaCGGTATAATTTTAATTACAGAAGGAAATCTCACGATTAGCTAAACAACCGcacttgatttgatctgttccaaGATTTCTGCCATTATCCTCGACTAGTACTGGATATCTCGCCTTTTAGTTATTATGTTATCTTCAGTTTTTCTCGATGCATATcttgtttgacctcgatcatcaTCGGTTTCGACTTCAGCAGGTACTTCGAATCCCGAACTCGGTGTCTTACCTTCATACCTCGGTCTGATATACTACGGGGTCGA
Proteins encoded:
- the LOC104226088 gene encoding GDSL esterase/lipase EXL3-like, whose amino-acid sequence is MSELPNLYTMLYSRLVMNGMLFSLYKVFVMLISSSCCEAKVKLPPNVVVKAVYAFGDSIVDQGNNNNILTTPVKCNFPPYGKDFMGGIPTGRFSNAKTPPDMIAKELGLKELIPAYPDPNLKDEDLKTGVSFASGGSGYDPRTSTINSAIPLSAQLNHFLEYIGKLKELVGEEEGNYILNNSLFILVAGSVDIAGLTGSYYEDVIRQKLYDIDSYTNLLAAYAFDFVQELYKLGARNIAFLGVPPLGCLPAQRTLAGGPARMCAEEYNQASELANTKFSIAIDSLHKKFPQYKLVFIDAYNSLLDCIVNPQKYGLEEVQKGCCGSGNIEVSILCNKFSGICEDDTKYLFWDSYHLTEKGYRILVDRIIKNYTNSFS